The genomic stretch ATCGTTATATTAACACCAAGGTAAGAAGTCCCGTTTATAttctgcatgttgtcatctggacttacctactgtaagagaataatttaaGGGTGTTACATACAGTATAATCCCTTAAATGGTTCTCTTAGGTAAGGGTAATCGTTAAATGTTTCACGACAGCGACCCAggtttgttgttataaaatactattgttgccatggagatgcaacagaaaaaaattaagtttttttgcaacacccttaagtttaaatgaaacataagggtgaacttaagggaaaattacacttaaggtATTAATGCAACCGGCACTGTTGCTTTATCCTGTAGCATATTCAGGTCGTGcatcatgtttttgaaaagtaattagtaaagtaactagtaaagtaactaattacttagtcATAACACCTGAGCACCAGTGCCACAGACCACAGACTGATCGACTCCATGCCACGCAGCATTGCAGCAGTAATTCAGGCAAAAGGAGCCCCAACTAAGTATTGAGTGCTGTACATGCTCATACTTTTCATGTTCATAATTTCAGTTGGCCAAGTTTTCTAAAACTCCTTTCTTTGTATTGCTTTTAAGtaatattctaattttctgagatactgaatcTGGGATTttcttagttgtcagttataatcatcaaaattaaaagaaataaacatttgaaatatattagtatgtgtgtaatgaatgaataaatataatatacaagtttcactttttgaatggaatagtgaaataaatcaactttttgatgacttttcaattatatgaccagcacatAAATATGTAGTGTTAACCTATATGAGAAACTGCAAGCTACTAATCAAAAACAGCAGGAAATAATTCtcataaagaataaaaaaatgagataaaattaaAATCTAAGATTTGCATTAAAGTAAAATCCTATAAGGTTTGCATTTCTTAATAATgtcaaatgtatatttttatcaaattaaatcatattaaaGTCTGTTGATGATGTCTGCTGTCACCTGTGCTGAGTCTACATGTTTTGACCGCAAACACTCAACCATATTCTGCATTACTCTGTCTTTGTTAGGACAAAAGGCAAAATCTGTATGAAATGTTAACTCATACGAGGAACTGCACGCTAGGCCTACCAACCACAAACAACAGGAAACTGGGTCAAAATCTTACATGAGGTGAAATCCTATAAGGTTAGCTCTTCTTAATAATATCAAATTCATATTTTTACCTATTTTCCTATCTCAAATTAAATGGTCACATGAATCatattaaaatgtgttaatgATGTCTGTTTTCACCTGTATTCCTAAGTCTACATGTTTTTTTCACCCCAAGCAGTCCAAGCCTGCAGTCAATCACTACATCAGTTTTATATTTGTCGTTTTTAAGTAGTGGTAAACAATGAAAAAAACTGCAAAACGCCAAGCcttgtttttttatgtaatttttatgtaatgtCTATCATCCTGTGTAAAAACTGTTATCACAAGCAACTCTTAGTGTGACATACAGGAAGTAAGAGATCTAACATACAGCCATAATGACAGATGACCTCCTTTAGATGTACGTCTCCTTCAGTTTCATATTTCaattaaaaacttttgtttCCTTACACAAGTGATCATTTCTGTTAAGCAGTAAAAGTGCACATGAACATGATGAAGATATGGAGAAATGAAACATCACAGCTGTTTGACATGCAGACATTCAGATTGAAGTTCATTTTGGTTATTCTTTGTCTTATTCCAGGTACAGTAGGTGTTTAATTCAGTTTACTGCGTTGTGACGCTGTTTGTGTTTGACTACTTTTAACAGCATGCTAATTAATGCTTGCATACAGATCTCATCACCTCAATGAGAAACCAAAATGTGTaacttatgaaaaaaaaatatttgccagACTGCAGATAAAAAAACTTGTTAAGGCAAAATGGTTCAAACTgtgtaaaacaaaacaaagatatatattgttttaaactatataatatactgcatatttcttttcattttgataataaaattGGCAGTTATACTGTATAAAATACAAGCATCTTTTGATCATCAATGTTGACAATAAAGCTGTTTTGGTAAAATTGTAAcagttgttttatttatgaTTTCTAGGTGATGAGTGTAGGACAGTAACTGTTCAGACTGGTGGATCTGTTATTATTCCATGTCATTATGAAAGTAAATACACCCAACACAAGAAATACTGGTGTTATGATGCAAGAGCAGCTTACAATTACTGCTCTATTCTGGCATATGCAAATGAAACTAATGGAGATGTGTCAGTAATTGATCATCCTGATCAGAGTTTATTTACTGTCACTATGAGAGACCTGCAGCATCAAAACACTGGATATTACTGGTGTGCTGTGGAAATTAAAGGAGGCTTGGATGAGACAGAGCAGCTTTATATCACAATCCAATCAGGTATGAGATTTCTTTTACACTTAAACATTAGATTGCTTTTGTTTCTGATAAATGTCAATGAAAAATATCATCTGTCTGTGTGATGACAGCTCCTGATCTCTCTGTGATGTCCAGCAGTGTAACTGTAGATGAAGGTGGTAATATCAGTGTACAGTGTCTCTACACCTCTACATATAAGAATAAACACAAACAGTGGTGCAGATATAAAGACAAGAGATGTTACACAGTGGGAAGATCTGACACATCCCAGAATGCATCAGTTGGGATGAGTGATGATGGGAGAGGATCTTTGACTGTGGTGATGTCTGGACTGATGAAGAGTGATTCTGGCTGGTATTACTGTTCTGTAGGAGATCTACAGGCTCCTGTTCATCTCACAGTCAATGGTAAAACTCATTCAGTTATTAACTTTTCctgttatataaaaatataaaaaaataaattagtttCATTATATCTGTGTTCAGTTGCTGTAAGAGATCTACAGACTTCTGTTAAATTCGCCGTGTCAAAAGCAACATCAGGTAAAATAGCCTTGATGtatacaaattatttaaatcTAGTTAGATATTATTTACTGATAACTGTAATAAAGCATTTAAATGAATAACTTATTATCTGCATTTCTGTTTGACAGCAGTGACTTCAGACAACAGTTCAACAAGAGACATGAGAGACATGTTAGTAGTCAATCTATCTTGTCCTGTCCTGTAGTTTAATAATCAGATGTtatttttgtggtttatttttttctgttctttctttctttgcatAAATCTCTTTCTATATTAATATCAATTCCCAATTGTCAGGAAAATAATTACAAGGAGTCTGAGTCTTGTGCGAGTGTTACTTTTAATGAATATAGAGAAGAACAGAGTAGAGAAAAATCCACAAAGGTCTGTAGGAAAGTCACAGTTTCACACGATCAGTGAGCCTCAGAAGAGAACCAAGTTAGCATACTGCTTGAAGGCAAAGCAATCCAACTATCAGCCAGGACGAAGAGATAAATGACCAGTAGAAACTAGACCGGACCAAAAACACAGGACTGCGGAGCTGGAGCTGCAACAAGTAATCCAAACGCCAGTAACTGACAGTAAGTAAAACACGGTGGCAACACAGGAATAACAACCTGGACTGGCAGCGACAGTGATTCCCCGACAAACAACTGACATGAACAAGACACGTCTGACAACCAATGATAGGAAACGAGAGGGAGGAGCAAGTGCACATGTAAGAGACCGTCACCAAACAGAGGTAaacatacacacgcacacacacacacacacacacacacacacacacacacacacacacactaccgATCACACAAGGGTCATGACAGTACCCCTCCCCCACAACCTTCACCAGATGGATTAGAGTAGGGCCAACCTTGTTGCCAACGGAAATCCTCAATTAGACCAGGATCCAGTATGTCCCGAGCCGgcacccaacacctctcctccggaccgtagccctcccaatccactaaatactaATGACCTCTGCCCCTGCGACAAACATCTAGTAATCTAACCGTGTAGGCAGGAGCACTATCCACTAGACGTAGGGACAGATCCAGCAGAGTTAATGTGGGCGAAAATCACTGGTTTAATCCTGGATatatgaaaaacagggtgaacccgaccaagagtGGGTGGTAACTTAAGCTTAACTGTTACCGGACTGACGACCTTAATGATACTGTATGGCCCAACAAAATGaggagccagcttacgagaaggctcacggagaggcaAATCTTTGGTGGAAAGCCATACTTTTTGTCCACAAACATAACGGGGTGGTGGTTGCTGATAGCAATCAGCCGCAGCCTTGGTTCGTCTGGAGGTCTGTAATAAAAGGGTTTTAGATCTCTTCCGAGTGCTTTGCACATACAAATGAAAGCTAAAGCAGACAGAACTACTGCGTCGGGTTCCTGTGATGGAAAAAGGGGAGGCTGAAAACCGATAAATGATTCAAATGGAGATAAGTTAGTCGAGGAAACAGGAAGGGAATTATGTGAATACTCGACCCATGGAAGCTGTTGGGACCAGTAGTTCAgatattgtgacgacagacagcggagagTTCGAACAAGTTCCTGATTAGTCCATTCACATTGTCCATTGGTCTGCGAATGATAAACAGAAGACAAGCTGGCTCTAGCGCCGATCTGTCTACAAAACTTCTGCCAAAAACGAGACAAACTGAGGACCCTTATCTGAAACCACGTCAGTTGAAGACCATGTAACTGAAAAATGTGGTTAATCAGAACCTGAGCAATCTCTTTGGCAGAAGAAAGTTTGGGTAGGGGATTAAAATGAACTGCTTTAGAGAAACGATACACCACAGTCagaacaacagtgttaccatCAGACTTCAGTAAGccagtgacaaaatcaagggctatgAGACCAGGGGCAGGAGGGCATGGGCAAAGGTTTAAGCAGACTAACGGGAGGTTTATTAGACGCTTTACTACAAGCACAAATCTGacaggctaatacaaactgtctgacgtccGTAGCCATAGAAGGCCACCAGAAATGTTGGCGGATGGCAGCCAACATCCTCCGAACCCCAGGATGGCCGACAAACCTGGATTCGTGACCGCACCAGCTCAGGAAACCACAGACGACCTACTGGGCACTCCTCCGGAATTTCCCCCTCTCGACCGGCCTCTCTCACCTGCTGCTCGATTCCCCAGACGAGGGCACTGTCTACTTTCCCCTTCAAAAGAATGGTTTTGGTCTGCTCGGGTTCTGAAGAACTGAACATGGGCGAAAGAGCATCAGGTTTTTTAGAGCtgggccggtacgagagggggAAATTAAAACGGTCGAAAATAAGTGCCCAGCGAGCTTGTCTAGATGTTAACCTTTTGGCTGAATGGATATTCCAAATTTttgtgatccgtccagaccagaaagggctcagaggttccctccaaccagtgacgccactcacccaaagcaAGTCTaaccgccagcagctcccgattacttatgtcataatttcgttctgctgggtttaactgGTCAGAAAAAAAAGTGCACGGGTGCACTTTCCCATCCTTAAGTGACCGCTTcttaacaaagaaaaacccaGCACCAGCTGGAGATGAGGTGCGGCAAATGAGACCGGCATTTAGCACTTCATTGATGTATTtttccatagcctctctttcaAGTTTAGAAAGGGAAAATATATGACCCTTAGGCGGAAAAGTACTTGGGAGGAGATCGACTGCACAAACGTACGACCGGTGAGGAAGCAGAGAGGTAGCCCGGGCTTTACTGAATACCTGGTGCAGATCAGAATAATCAGTCGGGACCCCCTGAGAGATCAGCAGCAAGAATCTGAAAGGTAGAACAAACAGAAGCAGAATGGGCAGGACCAAGACACGAGACATGACACAAAGACTTCCAAGACAATACAATGTTGTTCTGCCAATCAAAGTGAGGATTATGTTTTATCAACCAGTCGTGTCCCAAAATGATGGGTGAAAGGGACtaaagtaataaataaaattcCATAACCTTACAATGATTGCCAGAAATGTACAAACTAACAGGGGGTGTGCGGTGGGAGATCACTGCCATATGCTGACCCTTTAACGTCCAGGCTGAATACCCCAGGACTCAGCTAAACTGACGTCCAAAAAACTTGGCTCTGCTCCCGAGTCCAGCAATACCTGTGAGGAAAAGTCATCATTGTTAAATTTAACAATCACTGGTAACAAGGTGCGGCTTACGGGAAGTTTAAAAGATGAGATGCCCACTGATACTCCCGGACCTTTGAGTTTCATAATCAGCGTGTCACGTTGGACCTAAGTATCAACACTGCCTATCCATGTGCAACATGTTGTAAATAGTTTGTTTTGTAAATAGTTTGTATTTTTGACTCATGTCACAGCACTGCCAAGCTACATGCAATACTTTGtaaagtttgtatttttgacTCATGTCACAGCACTGCCAAGCTACGTGCAATACTTTGTAAatagtttgtatttttgagtCATCTCAAAGCACTGCCAAGCTACGTGCAATACTTTATCACAGGTTGTTGATGACTACTATATTGT from Paramisgurnus dabryanus chromosome 6, PD_genome_1.1, whole genome shotgun sequence encodes the following:
- the LOC135767078 gene encoding polymeric immunoglobulin receptor-like — its product is MNMMKIWRNETSQLFDMQTFRLKFILVILCLIPGDECRTVTVQTGGSVIIPCHYESKYTQHKKYWCYDARAAYNYCSILAYANETNGDVSVIDHPDQSLFTVTMRDLQHQNTGYYWCAVEIKGGLDETEQLYITIQSAPDLSVMSSSVTVDEGGNISVQCLYTSTYKNKHKQWCRYKDKRCYTVGRSDTSQNASVGMSDDGRGSLTVVMSGLMKSDSGWYYCSVGDLQAPVHLTVNVAVRDLQTSVKFAVSKATSAVTSDNSSTRDMRDIQYDDLKIWLLPIVLLLLLILVTVTSVILRNKHKRKNNHITHEKKVSDEDDSVNSSSVNPECDVMYSSGIKLAKTEALSPADVEENVIYSPTCV